The genomic window AGCGGTAGATTCGGCCGTCAAGCGTCATTCGGCCAGATTGATCTTGGCTGCGACAGACGCATCGGCGAACTCGATCGCGAAGGTAAGACATGTGGCCGCACAGGTCGGCGTGGTATGGATGCAGGCCATGGGGAAGACGGAATTGGGGGCCGCTGTGGGAGGCGCCCCTCGAGCCTGCATTGCGGTAATGGACCCGCACTTTGCGGGGGCGCTGATGTCGGTGCTGAACAACATACCGGCAGCAGCGAAGACGAGAGAGGCCGCGTGGTCAGATCGACAAGTTGAGGAGACCGCGGGGCCTCGGAAGGCGCGGGGGTAATCCGACGTGGGAATGATAAGGGCGTACGATCTGGCGAAAGCGCTTGGGATATCAAGTAAAGAGCTGCTTGAGCGGCTTGAGCAGTCCGGCCTGCACCTCAAGAGTCACAGCAGTAACGTCGACGAGGATCAGGTGAGATCGCTCCTGGATGTTGCTGCGCGCGAGAAGAAAGGTCGGCCGAAGCCCAAATCACACGAGGTGCCCGCATCGACCCGCGTGACGCCGGTAGAACGTAAACGTCCCAGGACGGGAAAGGCTGAAGCGCCGGCGCCGGTTCCCGAGACACCAACGCCCAGACCCGCTCGACCCAAGTCCGTCGAAGCGAAGACGGTGTCCGAGGCCACGCCCCTGTCTGAACGAATCACACCGGCCGAACGAGCAAGCCCGGTTGGGCAGAAGGGGCCGCACCGACCGAAGGCCGAAGCTCCCCAGCAGCCGTCTCAGGCAACAGCCGTCATGAAGCCGCCGCCCTCGGTCCCGACAGAGCCTGTTCGCCAGGCTGCGGCTCCGGCCCCGCGCGTCAAGGAGGCGCCGTCCAGGGCCGCAGGTCCACCTGCGCCTGGTGCCGTACCCGGGCAGAGGGCGACCGTGATACCGGCGGCGCCGGAGCCGCAGGTACAGGCCGAGCAGGTTCAGCGCGAGTCCCCGGTCCCGACACGTCCGATCGTGAAGATGGCGGAGACCATCACCGTCAAGGAGCTGGCCGACGGCATCGCGATGAGCCCCAGCGAGATCATCAAGCAATTGATCAAGATGGGGATTATGACCACGATCAACCAGCCGCTGGACGTGGAGATCGTCAAGCGCGCCGCCGACCGGATCGGGTTCTCAGTAGAAGTCATGCCGCTGGAGGAGGCGGCAACCGGGGCGGAGGAGCGCGAGGACCCTTCGCTGCTGTTGCCCAGGTCGCCGGTGGTGACGATCATGGGCCATGTCGATCACGGCAAGACCTCGCTGCTGGATGCGATTCGGCAGACCAATGTCATCGCCTCGGAGGCCGGGGGGATTACTCAGCACATCGGCGCCTATCAGGTCGATCTGCCGGGCGGGAAGATCACGTTTCTGGATACGCCGGGCCACGAGGCGTTCACCGCCATGCGGGCGCGTGGAGCGCAGGCAACCGATATTGTCGTCCTGGTCGTCGCGGCGGATGATGGGGTCATGCCTCAGACGCTGGAGGCGATCAGCCACGCGAAGGATGCGGGCGTCCCGATCCTGGTCGCGGTCAACAAGATCGACAAGCCGGGGGCGGATCCGAACCGTGTCATGCAACAGTTGGCGGAACAGGGTCTGGTTCCGGAAGAGTGGGGAGGTCAGACAATCTTTGTGGAGGTCTCGGCCAAGAAAAAGATCGGCATCGACCACCTACTCGAGATGCTCTTGCTGTTGGCCGAGATTCAAGAGTTGAAGGCGAACCCGCACAAGGCGGCGAAAGGTGTCATCATCGAGGCCGAGCTGGATCGTGGTCGGGGTCCGGTGGCGACCGTGTTGGTGCAGCAGGGTACGCTGAAGGTGGGGGACGTCCTGGTCGCCGGACTGCACTCCGGTCGGGTACGGGCCATGAACAACGATAAGGGCAAGAGGGTCCAGACGGCCGGACCTGCGACCCCGGTTGAGGTACTGGGCCTTTCGGGCGTCCCCATGGCCGGTGATACGTTTGTTGTTGTGTCCGATGAACGAAAAGGGCGACAGATCGCCCTCAGCCGACAGCAGAAACATCGCGAGGAGACGATCCTTACGAAGCATCATGTGACCCTGGAGGATCTGCACCGTCGCATCCAGGAGGGCGAGGTTAAAGAGCTTCGGATGATCATCAAGGGGGACGTTCAGGGCTCCATCGGGCCGTTTCGTGAATCGTTGGGACGGATCGGCAGCGATGCGGTTCGATTGAAGGTCATCCATGCGTCGGTCGGCGCCATCACCGAGACCGATGTGATGCTGGCGTCGGCCTCGAATGCGATCATCGTCGGATTCCACGTGCGTCCGGAACCGAAGGCCCAGAAGCTGGCCGAACAGGAGGGCGTAGAGATCCGGCTGTATACCGTCATCTATAACGCGATCAACGAGATCCGGCAGGCGATGGAGGGTCTGCTGGAGCCGACGTATGTCGAGCGCCCCATCGGTCGTGTGGAGGTGCGTCAGGTCTTTGCGGTCCCGAAGGTAGGGACCATCGCCGGCTCGATGGTTGTGGAAGGGAAGGTCTGTCGGGACAGTCAGATTCGTCTTATCCGGGACGGCAAGGTCGTTCACAAGGGGCGGGTCGGATCGCTTCGTCGGTTCAAAGAGGATGTTCGTGAGGTGCAAAACGGATTTGAATGTGGCGTCGGTCTGGTGAACTTTAACGACGTCAAGGTTGGTGATGTCCTGGACGTGTTCGAACTGGAATCGATCGCTCAAAAACTGTCATAGTGTCCACACTCAACACTGACCACTGAACACTCAACACTGCTTTATCGTATGACCGTTGGAACGTGCCGCGTCGAGTTATATCTGGCCGGTAATAACTCCCTGAAGGGTAAGCGACGGGTTATCAAGAGCATGAAGGATCGTATCCGGGGCCGCTTCAACGTCTCGGTTGCCGAGGTCGATCGTCTCGACGAATGGCAACGCGCGACGCTGGGAATCGCCTGCATCAGCAATAGTTCCCGATTGGTGGACGAGACCCTGACCAAGGTAGTGAACCTTATCGAAACCGACGCCGAGGCCTTGATTCTCGATTATGAGATCGAGCTGATGGCCCAGTAACGGCAGTCTTAAGTGTTCAGTGTATGGTTGGGAGTCACTCAACACTGAACACTCAACACTCCCACGCTTCGGGGGGGACGGGGATGCAAGGTAGACGGGCCGATCGGGTCGGCGCATTGATACAGGAAGAGCTGAGCCGTCTGATCCTCCAGTCGGTGAAGGATCCGAGGGTTCGGTGTGTGACGGTCACCCGCGTCAGGGTAAGCGATGATCTGGAACACGCCCGGATCTATGTTGCCTCAATGGGTGGCGACGAGAACCGGCGCCGGGAGGCGCTGGTTGGTCTGAAGTGTGCGGCCGGCTTTCTCCGCGGAGAATTGGGACGCCGGTTGTGCCTGCGCTACATCCCGGAGTTACTCTTTTTCCTCGATGATTCGCTGGAGCAAGAGATGCATCTGGCCGAGCTGTTCCGGCAGATCGAGGCGACAGGGACAAAGGAGCCATAACCATGGCGAGCCGTGTCGATCTGCATCTGCATACTACGGCCTCTGATGGCGCGCTTCGGCCCAACGAGCTGGTGCGGGCCGCCGACTCCATCGGGATCCGCGTCATCGCGGTCACCGACCACGACAGTGTGAACGGAATCGCCGAGGCGCAAGAGGCTGCCTTAGACCTGGCCCTCGAGGTGATCCCGGGAATCGAGATCAGCGCAAGTCTGGACCGCGACGATATCCATGTCCTGGGTTATCTGCTGGATCCGAACGAGCCGTCCCTGCAGACGGCTCTCCGCCGGCTTCGCGAGGACCGACTTGCTCAGGCCCGCGCCATGGTCGAGCGACTGGGCGCGCTCGGCCATCCGCTTGAGTGGGATCGTGTGATGGCCATTGCCGACGGGGGATCGGTCGGACGGCCGCACATCGCGAAGGCCCTGGTAGAGCGCGGCGCCGTTGCCACCGTGGATGAGGCATTCTCGCAGTTTCTGCGGCGGGGGGGTCCGGGCTATGTCGAAGGCCCGACGATCCTCCCGCAAGAGGCAGTCGAGCTCATCAGGGGGGCTCACGGTCTACCCTCTCTGGCGCACCCGATCATTGTGGGGGCCAGCGACTACCATCCGGATCTCGAGCGATTGCTCCCGATATTGAAGGAGGCGGGCCTGGAGGGGATTGAGACCTACTATAAAGGGTATACCCCGGAGATCACCGCCTCCCTGCTCGCTATTGTCGACCAATATCGATTGATCCCCACTGGTGGGAGCGATTTCCACGGCGGTGGGGTTGTTGCCGACGCCGAGTTAGGCGGGGTTGAGGTACCCTGGGAGAGTGTCGAGCGTTTGCGGAGCAGAAGACAGGAATTGGATGCACGGCGGGTGACCGCCAACTAATTGCTGGGGCGTATGATGGAACTGAGCGGAGTCTTGAATATCAATAAGCCAAGTGGGATGACCTCCCATGACGTGGTGGACGTGGTGCGGCGTCTGCTGAAGATGCGCCGCGTCGGCCACACCGGTACGCTTGATCCGAGGGCGACCGGTGTGCTGCCGTTGTGTATCGGACGGGCCACTCGAATCGCGCAATTTCTCACCCAGGCGGATAAAGAGTATCTGATCACGATGCGGCTCGGTATCACGACGGACACCCTGGATGCGGACGGCAAGGTGCTGTCGACAACCGATCATGTCGATGTCGACCCTGCCCGACTGCGGGAGGTCTTGGACAGCTTTGTGGGAGAGATCCAGCAGGTGCCGCCCCTGTTCTCTGCGAAGAAGCATCACGGGGAGCGGCTCTATCGTCTGGCTCGCCGGGGTGAGACGGTTGAACGGCAGCCGATTGCGGTGCGGATCCATGAGCTGACATTGCTGGAGTGCGACGTGCCCTTCGTCCGGTTCCGCGTCAGTTGCTCGAAGGGGACGTACGCGCGCACCCTGTGTGATGACGTCGGTCGCATCCTGGGATGCGGGGCGCACCTGTATGCGTTGACCCGTGTCCGGTCCGGCCGCTTCCTGATTGACGAGGCGCTGACGCTGGAGCAGCTTGAGCAGGCCGTCGTAGAAGACCGTATTCGCGATGTGTTGATTCCAATCGGCGAGGCGTTGGGCCATCTCCCGATGGTCAGGATCCACCCCGAGTCCTCTCGATGCGTGGTCCAGGGGGTCGGAATGGCGGCCGGCGCGCTGTTAAGCTTTCCTGTCGAGGTGGAAAAGGGGGACCTTGTCCGGGTCCTGGGATACCGGCGCCAACTGTTGTCGCTGGCTGAGGCGACGGTGACCGGCCGGGAATTCCCCGCGGTCGATCCGCGCCGGATCGTATTGCGGCCGGTACGGGTCCTTGCCGGCCAATGATTGTTGTCGAGCGTATTGAGGATCTGGAGGGTGCGTATCCCTCGTCAGCGGTGGCGGTCGGGACATTCGACGGGGTGCATCTCGGACATCGCGAGATTTTGAGCCGCGTGGTGCGGCGTGCTCGTCGGGATGGGGAGACGGCGGTTGTTTTTACCTTCGTGCGACATCCGCTGGAGGTGGTCAATCCACTCAACACCCCGCCCCTTATTACGCCGCTCTCGATTAAACGCGACATCCTGGCGGCGATCGGCATCGATCTCACGATCGCCGTCGACTTTACCCCGTCCCTGGCCGCGACCTCTCCGCGCGATTTCGTCACGCGCTACCTGGTTGATCGACTCGGAGCGCGGTTTGTGTGTATCGGGTATGACTTCGCCTTCGGGCGGGCCCGGGCGGGATCGGTGGAACTGCTCAGGGCGCTCGGTGCGGAGCATGGGTTCGAACTTGAGGTGGTCCCCGCGATGACGGTTGACGGCCACGTGGTGAGTTCCACCTCCATCCGCCGTCTACTTGCACGGGGAGATCTGTACCGAGCGACGCGCCTGTTGGGGCGACCGTACGCGATTCGGGGGGTCGTTGAACGCGGCGCCAGACGGGGCAGGGCGCTGGGCTATCCGACGGCCAATCTCCCCGTCACGTCGGATGTCATGGTACCGGATGGCGTCTACGCCGGCCAGGCGTGGATCAAACAGGGGCTGCACAAGGCGCTGATCAACATCGGGCGGGCCCCAACCTTCGGCAATGAGGCGAGACGGGTGGAGGTCCACCTGCTGAAGGCCCAGGAAGAGGAATTGTACGGAGAGACGATGACACTCTTCTTCATTGAACGCCTGCGGGACGAGCGGCGTTTTGACGACCCGTCATTGCTCCAGACCCAGATCGACTGCGACAAGCGGGCGGCGGAGGCGGTATTGGCCGCTTTCCCGCGGTTTGCACCGGAAGAATGGGCTTTACTCCAGGGTGGGCCTGTGCTATCGTACTCGCGGTTTCAGGTATCTATTGAATAAGAAAGGAGGACACGGCTTCGTGGGCAAGGCGTCTACAAACAAGCACGAGATCATCGGACAGTATCGGCTGCATGAGACCGACTCCGGCTCGCCGGATGTACAGATTGCGCTCCTCACCGGACGGATCGGCTATCTGACCGAACATCTGAACAGCCACAAGAAGGATTTCCACTCCAGACGGGGGCTGCTCCGCCTCGTCGCACGGCGCCGGAAGCTCTTGGATTACCTCAAGAGCAAAGACACCAACAGATACAAGCAGATCATCGAAAGGTTGGGAATCCGTAAATGAGCTGTCGGGTTGAGCGGATCATCGAAGGTAAACCGTTACGTATCGAGACCGGGCGTGTGGCCAGGCAGGCCGATGGCGCCGTGTTGGTTCAGTATGGCGATACGGTTGTGCTGGTCACGGTCGTAGCATCAAAACAGGCGCGGCAGGGGATCGATTTCTTTCCACTCACCGTCGATTATCAGGAGCGGGCCTACGCAGCCGGAAAAATTCCGGGCGGTTTTTTCAAGCGTGAGGGTAAACCCCACGACAAGGAAACCCTGACCTCACGCCTGATCGATCGTCCACTCCGCCCCCTCTTCCCGGACGGCTATCGACAGGATGTGCAGATCATTGCGACGGTCCTGTCGGCCGACCAGCAGAACGATCCCGACGTCCTCGCGGTATTAGGCGCCTCCGCTGCGCTCAGCATCGCGCCGATCCCGTTTTTGGGTCCGATCGGGGCGGTCCGCGTGGGCCGGGTCGGGGGCAGATTGCTCCTGAACCCCACCTATGGCCAGATGCAGGAATCGGACATCGATATGGTGGTCGCGGGGACCAGGAATGCCGTAGTCATGCTGGAGGCCGGCGCCAACGAGGTCCCGGAGGACGCCATGGTTGAGGCGATCGAGTTCGGTCATAAGGGGATGCAGCCCTTGATCGACATGGTGCTGGAGCTGGCTCATGCGCTCCGGATCGAAAAGGCGCCCTTCCAGGTCGCGCCCCCGGATCCGGACCTGCGTGATCGTGTCAGCGCCATGGTCCGTCAGGGACTCCGGGCGTTGGCCGGCGTTGCCGAGAAGGAGGAGCACCGCAGCCGTCGGCAGCAGCTCTTTGATGAGGTGATGGCGGCGTTTGCCGACGAGCCGGACAACCGGAAGTCGACGGTCGGTGGACTGTTTGAGGCCATCGAGCATGAGGAGTTGCGTCGCATGATTCTGGAAGAGGGGCGGCGGGCAGACGGACGGTCGCTGGAGCAGGTCCGACCGATCACCGCCGAGGTCGGCGTCCTGCCCAGAACGCACGGGTCGGCCCTCTTTACCAGGGGTCAGACGCAGGCGCTTGTGACCACGACGCTCGGGACATCGGAGGACGAACAGCGTCTGGACGACCTTGAAGGAGAGGCCACCAAACGGTTTATGCTTCATTACAACTTTCCGCCGTTCAGTGTCGGCGAGGTCAGGTTCATGCGCGGTCCCGGACGGCGCGAGATCGGACACGGGGCATTGGCCGAGCGGGCGCTCCTCGCGGCACTGCCGCCGAAAGAGGAGTTCTCGTATACCCTTCGCATCGTGTCGGATATTCTCGAATCGAATGGATCGTCCTCGATGGCGACGGTGTGCGGGGCGAGCCTCAGCCTGATGGATGCAGGCGTGCCGATCCGATCGGCGGTGGCGGGGGTCGCGATGGGGCTTGTCGTCGAGGGCGAGCAGACCGCGATTCTTACCGATATCATCGGACTTGAGGACCACCTTGGCGATATGGATTTCAAGGTCGCCGGGACCCGCAAGGGGATTACGGCACTGCAACTGGACATCAAGACCCAGGGGATTGCGCCGAGCCTCATGCCGAAGGCGATGGGACAGGCCAGGCGCGCCCGTTTGCACATCCTGGACCAGATGGACCAAGCCATTGCCACACCGCGGTCGACTATCTCGGCCTATGCGCCGCGCATCATTACGTTGATGATCCCGGTCGATAAGATCCGCGATGTCATCGGTCCGGGCGGCAAGGTGATTCGAGGGATTGTGGCGGACTCCGGGGCCAAGATCGATGTGTCGGACGACGGGCGGGTCGAGATCGCCTCGGTCGACGGAGAGGCCGCGCAGAAGGCGTTGTCGATCATCAGCAAGATTGTCGAGGTTCCCGAGGTCGGGAAGGTCTATCAAGGGAAGGTCGTCAAGATCATGGACTTTGGCGCCTTCGTACAGATCTTGCCGGGAACCGATGGCCTGCTGCACATCTCACAGATTGCCGAGCACCGGGTCAAACGGGTCGAGGATGTCCTGGCGGAAGGGGATGAGGTCGCGGTCAAGGTGATCGATGTCGACAAGAACGGAAAGATCCGGTTGAGTCGGAAAGAGGTGTTGCAGGCGGAGGCGCAGGTCAAGACGGAGCAAAGGCCGTCGTAAGTGTATGGGCCGTCTCTCCTATAATCGTCAGGTGTTGCCGAACGGGATGGTCGTGCTCAGCGAGCGGATGCCCGCCGTCAAGTCGGCGACTATCGGCGTCTGGGTCCGGGTCGGGTCGCGGGATGAGGCGGCCGAGGCGGCCGGCATCTCGCATTTTATCGAGCACATGCTTTTCAAGGGGACCGGGCGGCGCAGCGCGCAGGAGATCGCCGCCGCCATCGACGCCGTCGGCGGCACGCTTGACGCCTTCACCAGCCGTGAGACCACCTGTTTCTATGCCAAGGTCCTCGGTGAGCACCTCCCTCTGGCGATCGATCTCCTGTCTGACACCTTTCTTCACTCCAATCTTGACCCCAAGGATATCGAGCGGGAGCGGGACGTCGTCCTCCAGGAGATCAAGATGGTGGAGGATACCCCAGACGACCTGGTCCACGACCTCTTTGCGGAGGCGATCTGGAGCGATCACCCGGTGGCCAGACCGATCCTTGGGCGGAAGGAGACCGTACGAGCGTTTACGCGGGACGATGTGCGCGGCCATATGGAGCGTTTCTACCGGCCTGACCGCACCATCGTTGTCGCAGCGGGCGATCTGGAGCATGAGCGGCTGGTCGACCTGGTGGTCGGGGCATTCAACGGGTTTGAAGGCCGATCGGTCCATACCGATCTGCCGCCGCCGAGCTGCACGGCGGCGGTCAGGGTGGAGGAGCGCGATACGGCCCAGCTTCACCTCTGTCTCGGGGTGGATGGCCTGCCGCACGCGCACCGGGATCGGTACGCGCTCTATTTGCTCAACGCCATGTTGGGCGGCAGCATGAGCTCCCGACTCTTTCAGGAGGTGCGGGAAAAGCGAGGGCTTGCGTATTCGATCTACTCCTACCAGGCATCCTATCGCGATTGTGGTCTGCTGGTCGTCTATGCCGGCACCGATCCGGATTCCTCCAGCCAGGTCGTCGACCTGATTCGGGCCGAGTGCGCCCGTTTACGCAACGAACCGATCGATCCGGTCGATCTCCAGCGGGCAAAGGATCAGTTGAAGGGGAATCTGCTGCTCGGTCTGGAGGGGACCGGCAGTCGGATGACGCGTCTGGCAAAGACCGAGATCTATTTCGAGGGTACCTATAGCCTGGATGATATCATCGCCGGGATCGATGCGGTGTCCATGGATCAGTTCGAGTCGCTGACGAGGCGGATCCTGCGTGACGAGGCGTTTGCTATCACGACCATCGGTCCTGTTGCTCAGGCGGCCCTCCTGTCATAAGAACAGGGTGTAGGGTTGAGGGTGTAGGGCGCAAAGGCTCAATATTCATCCAATCACTAACCGCTTATCACTAGCCACTGACTGTCATGATTCCCCGCTACGCACTGCCCCGGATGGTCTCTGTATGGGAACCGCAGAGCCGCTACGCCGCCTGGTTGCGGATCGAGCTGTTGGCGTGCGAGGCATGGGTCGAGCTGGGCGTCGTCCCGCGTGAGGCGCTCCACGTCATCCGGGAGCGGGCCGATTTCGACATCGATCGTATCCAGGAGATCGAACGGGAGGTTCGCCACGACGTTATCGCCTTTGTCTCGGCGGTGGCGGAACGGGTCGGCCCGGAGGCGCGTTACCTGCACTTCGGTCTGACCTCCTATGATGTGGTAGATACGGCCCTGGCGGTGCTGCTCCAGCAGGCCGCCGACATTCTGTTGGACGACCTGGGGGCGCTCTCCAGAACCGTCGCCGACCTCGCCCGACGCCATAAACGTACGATCATGATCGGGCGGACGCACGGCATCCATGCCGAGCCGACCACCTTCGGCCTGAAGCTGGCGCTCTGGTACTGCGAGGTGGAGCGGAATCTCGACCGTCTCCGACGGGCCAGGGAGAGTGTGGCCTACGGCAAGCTCTCCGGCGCCGTCGGGACCTTCGCCCACCTGCCGCTGTTTGTGGAGCAGTATGTCTGCTCGCGCCTCGGGCTCAAGCCGGCGCCGATCTCCAGCCAGATCATCTCCAGGGATCGGCACGCGGAATTCCTGCAGACGCTGGCGCTGATCGGAACCTCGCTCGACAAGTTTGCCGTCGAGATCCGTCATCTGCAGCGGACCGAGGTGCGCGAGGTGGAGGAGCCGTTTGTCGAGGGTCAGAAGGGTTCGTCGGCCATGCCGCACAAGCGAAATCCGGTTGCCTGTGAACAGGTGTCCGGGTTGGCGCGACTGCTGAGGAGCTACGCCCAGTCCGGCCTGGAGAATGTGCCGCTGTGGCACGAGCGCGACATCAGCCACTCCTCGGTAGAACGGGTGATCCTTCCCGATGCGACCATCCTGCTGGACTACCTGCTGGTCCGGTTCCGGGAGGTGCTTGAGGGTCTGCGGGTCTATCCGGATCGGATGCGACGCAACCTGGAGCTGACGGGAGGGCTGGTATTTTCTGAGGCGGTCTTGCTGGCGCTGATCGGGAAGGGGCTCACCCGGGAAGAGGGCTACCGGCTGGTGCAGCGACATGCCATGCAGGCGTGGGAGTCGGGGGAGGCGTTCAAGCCGCTCCTGTTGGCCGATCCGGAGATCGGTCGACACCTCTCTCCCGCCGAGGTTGAAAGTTGCTTTGATCTGGACTATCATCTGCGGCATCTGGACGATATCTTCGCCCGCGTCGGCCTGTAATGCAGTGAATCTAATACCGTATTCATTCTGGAGCCGTCATTCCCGCGAAAGCGGGAATCCAGAACTCCCGGTATTTCCTGGATTCCGGCTCGCGCCCGCGATGCGGGCTCGTCCGGAATGACGTCCGCAAAATAGGTAGCGAATTTCAGAAACAGGACACTAGCAACGTCAGACGCTCATACTCAACACGCCCAAATGTTAACCGCAAAGATCTACGTGACACTGAAGCCCGGCGTCCTCGACGCCCAGGGCGATACGGTCCGGTCGGCCCTGCAGACGCTCGGCTTTGAAGGGCTTACCGACGTACGGGTCGGTAAGTTTATGGTGTTGACGCTGAACGGCCTGACCACGGAGCAGGCGACGGCACAGGTCGACGAGATGTGCAGGCGGCTGCTGGCGAACCCGGTGATCGAAGACTATCGCTTCGAGCTGCAGGAGGCCGCGACATGAGGTTCGGCATTGTGGTCTTTCCGGGCTCCTGGAGCCATCAGGACTTCCACCACGTCATTGTCAATGTCCTGAAGGAGGAGGCCTGTTACCTCTGGCATAAAGAGGCCGACCTTCACGGTTCCGATTGCGTGATCCTGCCGGGAGGATTCGCCCACGGCGACTATCTGCGGTCAGGGGCCATAGCGAGGCTTTCCCCCGTTATGCGCGCGGTAGCGGCCTTTGCGGACGCAGGTGGCCCGGTCCTGGGGAGCTGCAATGGGTTTCAGGTCCTGACCGAGGCGGGATTACTTCCGGGCGCGCTCCTGCCGAACGACTGCCTGCACTACCGGTGCCGCTGGGTCCATCTGCGGGTAGAAAGCCGACAGACCTCCTTTACCGCCGCCATGCAGTCTGGACAGGTCGTACGGATGCCGATTTCACACGGCGACGGCCGGTACTACATCGACCGGATCGGGTGGCAACGGCTGATCGACGGCGACCAGATCATCTTTCGCTATTGTGATGCGAACGGATCGCTGATGCAGGATGCCAATCCCAACGGGTCGCTGGATCACATCGCCGGGATCTGCAACGAACGCCGCAATGTCCTTGGATTGATGCCGCATCCGGAGCGGGCCGCCGAGTCGATCCTGGGTTCGGAGGACGGCCGCCTGATGTTGACGTCGATCCTTGATCGCGTGGTCCACGCCTGAGGCCCCGACGATGACCGTCTCGGTGATGTCTGCAGATCTGATCGCGTCGCACGGCCTGACGGCCGATGAGTACGAGCGGATCGCCGCGATCATCGGTCGCGAGCCGAACCTGGTCGAACTGGGGATGTTCGGCGCGATGTGGTCGGAGCACTGCAGTTACAAGAGTTCGCGGGTCCATCTGGCTACGCTCCCGACGATAGGGCCGCGCATCCTGCAGGGGCCCGGTGAGAACGCAGGCGTCATTGACATCGGGGATGGGCTGGCGCTGGTCTTCAAGATGGAAAGTCATAATCACCCCTCGTTCATCGAGCCGTATCAGGGGGCGGCGACGGGCGTCGGCGGGATCATCCGGGATATCTTTACCATGGGCGCAAGGCCGATTGCGCTGTGCGATGCGCTCCGGTTCGGGCCGCTGACCGATCCGAAGAACCGCTACCTCTTCGGTCGTGTGGTGGCCGGGATCTCAGGGTACGGTAACGCCGTGGGCGTTCCGACCGTGGGCGGGGAGGCATACTTCGCTGAGCCGTACAGCGGTAACCCTCTGGTCAATGTCTTCTGCGTCGGAATCGCGCGGAAGGATCGGCTCTTTTTCGCCAAGGCGGGTGGGATCGGCAACCCCGTTATCTATGTCGGGGCCAGGACCGGGCGCGACGGCATCCATGGCGCCACGATGGCCTCCGGCGTCTTCGATGAGGAGGCCGAGACGAAACGGCCAACCGTCCAGGTCGGCGACCCATTTCGTGAAAAGCTGTTGATCGAGGCCTGCCTGGAGCTGATGGCGGGGGACGATCTGATTGCGGTTCAGGATATGGGGGCGGCGGGGCTGACCTGCGCGACCGCCGAGATGGCCGCGCGCGGCGGCACTGGGATCGAGATCGACCTCGCCCATGTCCCACGGCGAGAGCCGGGCATGACGGCGTACGAACTGATGCTCTCCGAGTCGCAGGAGCGGATGCTGGTTGTTGCGAAGGCGGGAAGCGAGGCGCGGGTGCGAGCGGTCTTTGACAAGTGGGATCTTGACGCGGCCGTCATCGGGCGGGTCACCGAAGGGGGGCTGTTGCGGGTCCTGGATCATGGCAGGCCGGTCGCGGAGATCCCGGCTGATGCCCTGGCATCGGAGGCGCCCGCCTATCGCCGGCCGAGCCGACGCCCTGTCGAAGCCGATGCCGGCCAACGGCTTGACCTGGATAGCCTGCCGTTGCCTGACGACTATGCGGCCATCCTGTTGGAGCTGTTGCGTTCGCCCAACCTCTGTTGCAAGGAACGAATCTGGGAGCGATACG from Candidatus Methylomirabilota bacterium includes these protein-coding regions:
- a CDS encoding phosphoribosylformylglycinamidine synthase subunit PurL — translated: MTVSVMSADLIASHGLTADEYERIAAIIGREPNLVELGMFGAMWSEHCSYKSSRVHLATLPTIGPRILQGPGENAGVIDIGDGLALVFKMESHNHPSFIEPYQGAATGVGGIIRDIFTMGARPIALCDALRFGPLTDPKNRYLFGRVVAGISGYGNAVGVPTVGGEAYFAEPYSGNPLVNVFCVGIARKDRLFFAKAGGIGNPVIYVGARTGRDGIHGATMASGVFDEEAETKRPTVQVGDPFREKLLIEACLELMAGDDLIAVQDMGAAGLTCATAEMAARGGTGIEIDLAHVPRREPGMTAYELMLSESQERMLVVAKAGSEARVRAVFDKWDLDAAVIGRVTEGGLLRVLDHGRPVAEIPADALASEAPAYRRPSRRPVEADAGQRLDLDSLPLPDDYAAILLELLRSPNLCCKERIWERYDHMLFLGTIVGPGSDAVVLRLPGGRRAIALSVDGNGRYCAIDPYRGAMIAVAEAARNVVCSGGEPLAITNCLNFGNPERPEIMWQFVEAVRGIGEACRAFQTPVTGGNVSLYNETSGQSIFPTPMIGMVGLLDDVVHAMGQWFTREGDLVALLGETREELGASEYLAIRFGLVQGAPPALDLARERAVQGACLEAIQAGIVSSAHDCSDGGLAVALAEACLGPTPIGIDVQLTDAIRPDALLFGETQSRILVSLKPSDWSRLEKIAAAHQVPVARLGTVGGTRFRLRGPACGVDLALDGMQTAWRGGLASSLGA